In Onychostoma macrolepis isolate SWU-2019 chromosome 14, ASM1243209v1, whole genome shotgun sequence, a single window of DNA contains:
- the LOC131553947 gene encoding uncharacterized protein LOC131553947: MQKTLQQREKDLQQLRETVESHKRSAQTAVEDSERIFTELIRSIERRRSELIRLIRDQEKQAVSRAEGRLERLEQEINDLRRRDAELEQLSHTQDHIQFLQSFQSLSAPPESTDVNNDLFSSLVSSDALRESVHQLRDKLEDFCKEQLKKISDRVTLTNIVPRTRNDFLQSGAYYYTQPQFKPPFAPAPIIMNPALQQQQAPQPQIQQTLPRRERKQAFWKLTAGPVDFESSSLALNHQ, encoded by the exons ATGCAGAAGACGctccagcagagagagaaagatcttcAGCAGCTGAGAGAGACTGTGGAGTCTCATAAg cgctctgcacagacagcagtggaggacagtgagaggatctttactgagctcatccgctccattgagagacgccgctctgagctgatacggctgatcagagatcaggaaaagcaagcagtgagtcgagctgaaggacgactggagcgactggagcaggagatcaatgatctgaggaggagagacgctgagctggagcagctttcacacacacaggatcacaTCCAGTTCCTGCAG agtttccagtctctctcagcTCCTCCTGAATCTACAGACGTAAACAATGATCTTTTCAGTTCTCTCGTCTCTTCTGATGCTCTGAGAGAATCTGTCCATCAGCTGAGAGACAAACTGGAAGATTTCTGCAAAGAGCAGCTCAAGAAGATCTCAGACAGAG TCACACTCACCAACATTGTTCCCAGGACCAGAAACGACTTcctacaat CTGGGGCGTATTACTACACCCAGCCCCAGTTCAAGCCCCCTTTTGCCCCGGCACCCATCATCATGAATCCCGCCCTCCAGCAGCAGCAGGCCCCACAACCTCAAATTCAGCAAACTCTGCCCAGACGGGAACGCAAGCAG